In Euphorbia lathyris chromosome 10, ddEupLath1.1, whole genome shotgun sequence, the DNA window cgttgaattgattgtattggtttggactaattaggattagatgagaatattatattgaacttagagTACAGGTCTGTCTTGAGAATTAACTTACAAGACAGAAGCTTTCGTATTTGGAATGAAtcaaaggtataaaacttattttcattaagcaaagaaagcaactataactttggtaagattatgaacatgtaataatacaagaatttatgcaattaaatggctttgaaccgtagaaatctctctgggtcGGAGcagattcctaccttaatcaaattagtattttatatccgataagccgcggtCACGATCATATCttccgtaaaaactaattctttcaagtgttcaacaaagtttctttataaatatgattgtataaaatgttttaataaaaacaccaatttatcattttgaaaatcattttgtcagaacaatatcaaaataacaacaggaagaatgtattgaataaaataaatatattattagtgaattgtgaatcttcacaagttaacagagaggaagaaacatggatagcattttgacgaaatctttgagatccgggttgtcaatctttccctcaaactccgtaggtttgtgagacccttttgcgcttcagccgttagttcttctcgctgaatcttcggaatagagaccggtcagtccactaccagaatgaaaacttgtctctgatcaacctttgaaactaaactaatactaatgtgtttataactaatctaataaaaaCTTGTGTACAGCAAGTTTGTTTATACAGAAATGTAAGCTAATCTGACTCATTTCTaagtcagagtttcttcaacataataactctcataacccttaatccacacttgaattctgaaatgaattacttatttatagttggtgaatggttgtaattgaagggtcgtgtccgctggtgaagggtcgcttttatccaaacaaacagacgcgttttttggATTTAAATATGTGAAAATTGTGCAGatttcttcgctgtctcatatgagattccgaaaatctcagtcgcgacagggggtgaaGGGACGAGCTGAAAACTTCGATTTATTGGTGACTGGCAttcgcgtgtcgcgactgagattctgaaaatctcagtcgcgacaggggcatTCTTCCCCGTCTTTCGGCTGCTTTTCGTCTCCTTTAGTCGGTCTTCTGATTAATACGTATTTTTGGCacgtaacttaggtttttccctcgtttttgctccgttttaactcctatttggatttaaccaaataattaggtaccttgcatcaaagaagtaaataaagacgtaaaagtactctaaatgaatataattagcatgatttcaatgtaaatttaatgtatttatatatgatattttaggtatattttgggcttaacacttgTGCGTTGCAAGGAGACCCACTTAGTCTTGAATTGGGaaaaatgccacttcatggccactcaacgcctcaaaacgattgttgacggtctcaaaataaaaaattcgctgagttgatgatattctaaggaactttaattcttgaaaattttcgttttgatgtcatttaggtgttgtttggttaggagagatagtgaatttttagagagaaagctccaaaaaaaggtgattttggaaaaatagaaagtgtggtttcatagtaaatgtcgttctgaacaactttaattcttgaatatttttcaTGTTGAGGTTGTTAATGATTATTTTGAAgaattagttaaagttgagtgtcCACCAgtattaaaaagtataaagttcatTGGCcacaaaatgagtaaagttcattAGCAATGAGTGTAAGGATGCCAACAGAAGTGAATACTTTCCCGGACTTTTGTGCATCTTTTGTCTATAAAGATGCCAACAGAACTAAATACTTTAGAATCTGTTAAACTTTGATTCCTTTTCGTTTTTGCTTGTTCTGTTTGTAactctttttcttcttattttaatatatttggtTCGGGGTTGTTTGCGTGTGACTGctggtgccaacctagttgggattagATGCTCTCGCTTCTCACCTCGGTAACCAacctttcaattaaaaaaatgagtgtaatttacccttaatttaaGTACATAACTTTTTGTTACTCTAAACTTATATGGGAAAATTACccagaaattcatgttttaaaaactatttacaacttgattaaaaaaaaaagttatttacaattattttaagtcataattttggattatatcaaactagtaaaatcagtacttttaatatattctaaagattaaaatttataaattagaagtatagaatatattttctagggtttatgatttatgaattggagttagaattttttaaattatggtgcaaaatcataatatataaaaagaatagtgacatattaagaattaaatttagtgatataacttaattataattttgtatttaattatgatattcatgtatttgacccaactTATATTTATATCTGTTACATCTCTAAATTTATCCATTTTAAACCTCCAATATACATGTTTGCGAATTTGACAAACTTCAAAGTTAACATAACCCGCAAGTCAATTTTTCACTTAAACACGTTTCATCACCGTAAAAAATTATGCTTATTACAATTTTAACTTAAAGAGTAAAATCATTTTAAGATTTAAATCTATAAACTTACGGAgtgtttggtattctattgggatagtgATAATGATAAATGGTTggaataaagataaaaatatgatagtccagaattattattaaatgtttggtatgtTGGATAGgaatagagataaaataatacatttactattttaaccttatttaaattacattaatttgagggataatatgaatttttccatcctattaaaatcgcaggaatttatcccacctccttatactaCCCCCTCTTGGATATAGGATTTGAGAGATAAGAGGCTTATATCGCCCATCTGTCTCACTCTTCCATCTctcaaacaaacacgggataacttatctcgggTTTTTTTGTCACTATCCTActtcctatatcccttctaacaaacaccctgtTAGATCTAACAGTTaccaaattcacttgatccGACATTGACCAGATAAAAACCACCACATGTTTAACACCATGTCAGCAAATAAGTGTCGAAAgtccaaaattgacaagtttaaATGTGTGGTAAATCCAAATTTAAGTTCAAGCCATCAAATAGTAAAAAGTAACAATTGTTGGTATATAATTATATACTAAACCAAAATATATTTGTTTATAATGAAGTGAATTGATTATGTATTCATGGCCCCtaagattaaaaaaacaattgagaaatctcttATTAACTCAGTAATATTCACCACCTAAACTTACTTAAATAACATATTAACTTCTCGAACTTTTACTTAAATTGACCTATTAACCCCTGAACTATATTAACCCCTGAACTATATTAAAACGATACATGTTTTAACTTAACAAAAATCTTCTCTTATGGTGGTGCCATGTAGCAATAAAAGGTGTTCAAGAAGCTAATAAGACATCTTAAAATTCAGAAAGTAAACTGATTCTTTTGGACCAAATTGAAAACTCTAATGTTTTCAACCTTATTGTAATTTATATGACAAAGTGGAGAGCTGTAAGCATAAAAATGATTGTTTGACCAGCAGTTTAACCCCCGAAATAAAGTGATGTGTGCTAAAGAATTTAAAGCCATCCAATGAGCTAGGCACTGGTTGACTTCAATTTTCACTGTGATATGGAGTGTATAAGTGGCTGCACTAGGAGCAAAAAGCTACCTTCGATTTTTAAGCCAAATTTTGTGAGGAACAACCATCTGCAACTGCCAGAAACGAAATCTACAAACTCAAATTAGTTAACCTAACGCTAAAACAATAGCAGTAAATTCATAGGATATTGCTGATCGGGAACAGATTTCTTTCTTCCATAAATCAAAATTTCCTCAATGATACTTTACTGCAAAAATTGGGAGAGCGCTCTCTAGTCTCTACTCTCTACATCACAGATTTAGGTAATAACTGTACCACCTGTATGAATCTTTCCTTGCACCGAAATTGAGACGAATAATTCTCTATTAGAGGAATGCATAGGAGCAGCTTTGTTTTGCAGGTGTTATCAGTTGAGGTTCTCCTCCAGCTGAAGTTCTCTTCAGCAGATCGATGAAATTGCTGTATGCTTATGAATTGCTAATTCTGTATTTGCTATATCCAAGAATTAATCAGTGTGAAAATGGCCTTTTCTCTTCCGGCACCTATTAATGTACCAACTGGCATGCTTTTGTAGGCCCATTCCTATCATCACCTTAAGACTTGTAAGCATGACATAAGTCATGGCAGACAAAAGAAGTATCCAAAAGAACCTCCATGCCTGTGGACTGTAGGGAAGGTGTGCGGCATATACTGGAGTCAGCACTCTGATAACCTGCAATCCATTCGGATAAATGTATTAACTGTGTGGGATCTGTGGTATCAAGCCTAACAATGCAGCAAGCATAATCAAGAAGACCATTTCGGAGACTCAAATGGAAAATCTAACAAAAACCAGTAGAACTTTCCACATGGAACAGTGACATTTTTTTTCCCCCACTATAACAGGAAAGTTTGGTAGGGAAACTCATAGACAACATATCATGCTCTTATTTCATCGGATTTCAGGAATATTAGGTGCTTGAACCAAATTAGTGAATGCTGCCCATCTAAATAATGCAAGTATTGAAATCAGTAGCCATTATATTGATTTTTGAGAACTATTACCACACAAGCTGGCGCCAGGGGAATGAAAGTAAGAAtttgtttcttgtcctcagttTGAACATTCAAAGTCTGCAACAAACATATAACCCACCCAAATAAATGGAATGctcaaaataatatatagaaGAATAAGGCATAATCATAAAAACATTTCTGGTCTCTTGAATATGCACAGAAtattcagaagaataaaaaagtATAAAGATTATTTCTTGATAGAAGACAGAAGGAAAGCAACAAAGTTACATAGTCGGACCTGGCTGCAAAGCTCCTCAAGAAATTCAGAGTATGCAATAGGCTTTATGTCGTTAAATTTAGCAAGGAATGAATGCTTTATAATGTCTATTAACATCTCGCACAAGAAAACCATCAACGCGTTCTACAAAGTTCAAATAAGATAGATAAGCATGCTATGAAACACAGAAGGCAGATTTCTCTTGCATATTCTTCAATTTAAGGTGCAGTtgtgccaaaaaaaaaaagattccaACTTACAATAAGAAAACTCTCAAGCCAAGGACCCTCAGCCTCCCGAATGTTTTGAGCTAAGACAACTATGAGAAACGCTGCAATGTGGAATCTTTCAACTGAATCTGGACATAAAAATGGAATATGAAATACTTCAGACAGAAAAAATGGCATACTGCaccagaaataaaaaaaatgcataaaattTTAATGCAATAGGTCATCACAATGATCTTTTGGCAATAATATTGGCAAGAATGGGAATTTAACATGTAAGTTGAACCCATACAATTTAAAGCACACAATGAATCTGCCATAAGTTCCTTTATATTTCAACAGATAATACAAGCTTGAACTTAGTTCCAAACACATCACTAACTATAATGGAAAAAGACATCAGTTAAGGTCCGCACACTTTCTTGTACCATATTCACATCCTTGAATAAAAATGCTTACAttcacatatataaaaaaaaatgtgtaaATCTTCTTGTAAGGTACTAAGGTTATATGCAACCTGCTGATAATACCAATTGCCAATTGGTCCCCATCAAAAtggaatttttgttttattcaggatcaaattaacaacaacaaaaaaaaaagttattttacAGACTGCAACAGAGCAACAGATATGCTTTAAaagtaaattatttaaaagaaacAAGTCATGTAAAGACCAATGCAATGTAACCTCAAAGCCTCAATTGAATGAGAAACCCTGTCCATGCTCTTGTATTGGTCTCCCATGTATTATCATCCCTCAATATCTAACAGATATTTTACAACAACATGAAAAAATGTTATAATCAATACCAGAAGCGATTTTTTTAACAATGGCATATCTGCTAGACAGCTACTTCTGAGACAAATTGAACCACACATCAGAGCTGCCGAGCAGAGGAAAACAAGGAATCCAAGCAATTAAGCACGTATAACTAACACTGTAAGAGTATGCTTAGGGAAAGACAAGCACTGCACATAGGAACTTACTACAACTGATCAGGCCCGTAAAGAGAATAATCAAGTTATAAAATATTTCTATATAACTGATAGAAATATGAACAGCTATCTGCGGTAACGCTTTATGGAAGTGAGTGTTGGAAAGTAAGAAGACAAAGTATAGACAAAATGTGATAGAGAACACATCCCAATGTAAATACCCAGGTCTTAGCCCATGTTCCCAAAAGCCCAAGAATACTCCAGGTTTATTCTAGGAGAAAGAAGAAGACAGCTGTGAATGTATGAGGTGGCAGATTCAGTTAGGAATCTAGGGAATAGGGATGTGGTTAGTTATAAGAGGTACGGTGGTGTGTGAGAGAAAGGTAGGAAGAATCATTATAGTAATTTGGCTCCTAGTGAGAGAGGGATCATTCCCTGGAAGTTGCAGTTGTGCATTTGAAGAATTTGATATAGTGAAAGCAGAAAGAGGAAAACCGAGATTAACTTGAATGAAAGTTCTTGAAAATTACCACAGATTATTGGATCTTTCAGATGACCTTaaaacgaatgagaatgaattaAAAAGAAGAATCCGAATAGGCAACCCAAAAGGCTTGCTTGTTGTTGTTATATAAAAGATTCACACTTGCGCATAAGGAAATGCACAGTGGACACAATTCTTAAAAGCTGATTCTTTGTTATAATGTTGGTTCTCTTTGTTTTCTCATAATCACATACTGTGTTGTACGAATTTTACTGCAATATCAgttgttttattgttttgaaTTAGCAATGTGTTCTGACATGCCTATAAACAGAGAGCTATTTAGATAGTAGGTAGTCAGTTATTATTTTACATTTGTCTTCTGGCTTGTATGGGTGAACAGAAAGGTGAATGTCAAGAACAGTTGTGGCTTGTCAAACTTTGTACATGTTGTTGCAGGTTTCTCTCTTATCGAGCTCTGAATTTTTTCTAGGTTCAGTGCAGTATAGGTAGAAAAGGCAGAAGAACTATTAGACATAATCTAGTGATAGAATTTCAAAGGGATTTCTCTTCAACCCTGTATCCTGACACATGACTAAAGATCATAGCAGGTTTTgtcaaaaacaataaaaaaataaagttatcaGAATAAGAGATCATTCTTAAGAAAACAGCATGGGAGCACATTTAGACATGAAACTGAAATGCCATACAGAACGCATTTTCTATAAAATATTCCAAAATTGGTAATATCATAGAACATATAAATATATCAGCTTGACAGCAACATTAGAAAAACAAGTCTGGAAGTCAAGAGATAAACTAAACCCTAACAGCATTTTATAATAAGTGTCAGATATATAATAAGCTATGGAAAATGACAGAGGTATGTGAATTTAAATGTTAATCATGACTGCTAAAATTTGCATAGATAATTCAGCTATATTGAAAAGGCTGTGAGATGCTGCAATTAGCATACTGAGTTAGGTTCACATTTTTCTAGAGGCAGAATCTGCAATGATAATCACtaaataaagtatttaaaaaaaaaaaaacaagaagctAGTACATCATCATCCTATGTAACATATTCAGTTATTCACTGAAAATGGTATCAAAGGCCaatattcaacaaaaaaaaaatgatgtcaGAGAAAACCGAAAGGAATAATTATGAGAGGCAGAAGGTACCAAACTCACCAGAGTACACCAGATTGTGAATGTTTTCCTTGCTGAAACGTTTAAAGACATTGCTTTTTATCTCAGCAAAGTTATTGGATACCAGCAAAGCTAACAAGGCATTATTATGGGCAATGATACAAGTCGATAAAGTAATTGCTTGAGCTAATAAAACGAAAGAATGAACAAGTAAGGATTGTCAAGGAACCAAATGGAAAGAGAAAATTCAACAAAATGCATGAAGAGACAAAACAATCAAGGCCGATAAAGGATATTTGAAAATGCTATAGCCAAAGTTTGATCAGCAACAAATCTCCAAATCCAGAATCTCATGTTTTCTTCTGAACAATTAGCAAGTCCTTCCGCAGAGTTAAATAGAGTCTGCATCACATCTCCACCAAAACTTTGACATAGTTTATCAAAAATCTGCATAAGATACATatgatttttataaaattttgccTGAGAATCGAACAACAATTAAAATCTAAAGCAACAATCATGAAACTGTCATCAAAACCATCAAACATCAGGCATGACAGCATCTAAAGAAAAGCAGCCAGTTTAGAAGAAAATACAATGGATGCAATTTTGCAGTGTGTGATGACGTCTAGAGCAAACATGTGCCCCAAGAAAATATAAAGCAAAACTAGAACAAGCCGAAAAAACCTGTTCAAATAAATACCTCTATTCCTTTCAACACAACACCGCTGTCATTTTCACTAGCTTCTATTGATTGAACTACTCGTTTAACCATCCTAGCGTGAGCATGCATCTGTATATTGGGAGGTTCAAGGTTCGAGTCTTTCTAACAAGGGGTACTTAATTATTGTAAAAACCAAAAAGTATAagaatttgtaaaaaaaaaaaaattaattaacattatagGATTctaagagggcgagccttggcgcaacggtaaaaacgttgttgccgtgtgaccagaggtcacgggttcgagtcttaggagcggcctcttgccaattaaattggcaagggaaggcttgcccccaatacacccttgtggtgggacccctccccggaccctcgctcagcggggacgcgtaatgcgaccgggccgccctttttttttttttttaacattatagGATTCTAAATTTTTCAAACCACAACTTTTTGACTTTCAATGTATAATGAACACCCACTCACAGAAAAAACCATCCAAGCTGATCTAGCATATTAAAAGCTAGTGGCAATCTAAgtaattttttataactaaAATTCACATAAGAAAAGCTATGAATAAATTATACAAGCAAAATAAGAAGTTCAACTTCCAAAATTCTTTGATTAGTCGTGTTCATTCCTCACCTCCAAAACATTGTAAACCACATAAAGTTTGATTGTTCCTTGACCACGAATCATGTGATATATTAAGCTGATATCTGAGAGAACAACAATTAAAAACTTCCATAATCAAAGCATACCATAATTCTGTCTAGCAAATGGTAATTCTAAAATTTGGAAACACAAATGATTTAGACATGTATTTCTTACTGTACCTGTGCGCTCCAAGAGAACAACACCAGAAACTAACACAAGAAAGCAGCCAATATCAGATAGCTCTGGTGCAGAAGGCTTCTTGAACTGCCTGCCACAATTATTGTAGGTTATTTTACAAGTCTAGAATTCAAAAAGAAGATAAAGAAAGAATTCGCAAGCACATAATATTTTTCAAACAGTATTCTTTAACCTCTAGACCACCTCATGATGCAAATTCAATTTAAAACTTCCAAAGCACTAACTTGAACTAGTTTCAATTTAACAAGTCCTAGACAAATTCAGAGAAACTGCTACAACTTTCTTCAGCAACTATCAGCCTAAAGACTATTAAAGATCCAAGCAAACAGAGTTCTATGCATATATCTTTTAGCCAGATTTAAGTTGAGAACACTAACCACCTATTTTTAATCTAGTCAGAATGAAGTTGCAACTGTAATCCATACAATGCTTCTAATTCTCAATGTCCAATATCATCACAATTAGGTCTAACAATTTTAcccaattcgtgttttcaactGTAAAACCACAAAGGCATTCTCTAACACATAATCCTTCATCTTAAGAATTTCATAATTAGTTCAAAACAATGTAAAACCAATATTTGAACCTTTGTGTAATAAGTTATTGCCTATCATTCAAAAGCCACATTATCATTTTCAAACATCATTTGACTGAAAGAAAGAT includes these proteins:
- the LOC136208966 gene encoding protein POLLEN DEFECTIVE IN GUIDANCE 1 isoform X1, translated to MTMALRSSGRKLPFDLLSESSSFEEDEFLLYQSDKNLIEKVPTSLEKSNRKRKKHKKKKKSAVSYSIIPEDPTSDARLSDSNSLPILTNVENGKLFLDNRNSYNSGGTVVCTVSDVSEVAECQILYNNSGRELRQRNVTNGGGAEETVSSSRVEEKEMEENGAEVLSAEMQWTDTNGSAVPAGKLETAESLDWNRLMAKDPNFMFSVETTPVKYFMDEMHKGNSLRSTTTHGSEKERDRVYDTIFRLPWRCELLIDVGFFVCFDSFLSLLTIMPTRILMSLWRLLNTRQFKKPSAPELSDIGCFLVLVSGVVLLERTDISLIYHMIRGQGTIKLYVVYNVLEIFDKLCQSFGGDVMQTLFNSAEGLANCSEENMRFWIWRFVADQTLAIAFSIVHSFVLLAQAITLSTCIIAHNNALLALLVSNNFAEIKSNVFKRFSKENIHNLVYSDSVERFHIAAFLIVVLAQNIREAEGPWLESFLINALMVFLCEMLIDIIKHSFLAKFNDIKPIAYSEFLEELCSQTLNVQTEDKKQILTFIPLAPACVVIRVLTPVYAAHLPYSPQAWRFFWILLLSAMTYVMLTSLKVMIGMGLQKHASWYINRCRKRKGHFHTD
- the LOC136208966 gene encoding protein POLLEN DEFECTIVE IN GUIDANCE 1 isoform X2, producing the protein MTMALRSSGRKLPFDLLSESSSFEEDEFLLYQSDKNLIEKVPTSLEKSNRKRKKHKKKKKSAVSYSIIPEDPTSDARLSDSNSLPILTNVENGKLFLDNRNSYNSGGTVVCTVSDVSEVAECQILYNNSGRELRQRNVTNGGGAEETVSSSRVEEKEMEENGAEVLSAEMQWTDTNGSAVPAGKLETAESLDWNRLMAKDPNFETTPVKYFMDEMHKGNSLRSTTTHGSEKERDRVYDTIFRLPWRCELLIDVGFFVCFDSFLSLLTIMPTRILMSLWRLLNTRQFKKPSAPELSDIGCFLVLVSGVVLLERTDISLIYHMIRGQGTIKLYVVYNVLEIFDKLCQSFGGDVMQTLFNSAEGLANCSEENMRFWIWRFVADQTLAIAFSIVHSFVLLAQAITLSTCIIAHNNALLALLVSNNFAEIKSNVFKRFSKENIHNLVYSDSVERFHIAAFLIVVLAQNIREAEGPWLESFLINALMVFLCEMLIDIIKHSFLAKFNDIKPIAYSEFLEELCSQTLNVQTEDKKQILTFIPLAPACVVIRVLTPVYAAHLPYSPQAWRFFWILLLSAMTYVMLTSLKVMIGMGLQKHASWYINRCRKRKGHFHTD